ttcccaggacCCCAGGGGACAGGAGTGTCATTGATCCCACGTCTGAGCTGATTCCCCTTTGGGGGTGATCCTGCCAGATACAGGAGCTGACCAAGTGACCTTGAAGGTCGCTTCTCGCACCAAGTGGCTGAAGGGCTGGTTATGAGCCTGGGCTGTGGCTAGTTCAACTCTCTGCTCTGCCACATTCTTGGTGGTAGATCATGGGTCAGTAACTCCATtaatctgagcctcagtttccccatctatacaATGAGGACAGCAAGGGCACCTACCTCCCAGGACTTTATGAAGATTAATTGAGATAATACAGGGGAAGGGGCACTTAGCACATGTTCCGTGAACAGGAGCTGATAACAAAATCTCAAAAGTCTCTGCGAGGAAGGGGTGTGGGGGACAAAAGTTATCATAGATCACCCGCATGGTAAGTGCCATACAGGCTGTCGCTTGCTCAAAGTTATCAGTCTGGAGCTGGTGGGGAAGCAGTTCAATGCATACCATGGGTTCTGCCGGTGtagacaggggaggggctgatGGCAGGAGGCTGGCCCCGGGGGGGTCAGAGGAGGTAGTGGAGGGAACTTCACTCCAGGGGCTGGTAGGGGGCAGTGCTGGGTACCTGCTGTCACCCCTCACTTGAGCATCCATCCCCCGCCAGGGACATGGCCCTTCTCTGGACAGCGTGTCTTCTCAGCCCGAGCCAACCGCAGCCATCAGAGTGACCCACTGGGGAGGCAGGCTCGCTTCTCCAGTCATAGACAGAGTCATGGAGTAGGCTGGTGGGGAGCTCAGGGTTAACCCCCAGCCTGCATGCCAATCTGATAGAGGGCACCGGCCAGGAGCCAGATCTGGGCTCCCCATCCAGTGCTGTGACACATCTCTCCCACAGACCCTCCTCCTCTGGAAGGCAGCCCGGGAGCCCTGCTACTGAGGGAGCTGATAAGGGGTCTCAGTCTCCCCTCAGCTCCCAGCATCCTTTGCACGTGAGGGCAGGCAAAGAATATTGCTTCTGGAGGCAAGCAGGCTAGACCCCACTGTCTCGTGCTGTGCCTTGTTCACATGACCCCTCTGAGCCTccttctcctcatctgtaaaatggggatgagaattcccattttatagattcaggggaggggaaaatggaaaaagCTTTGACAGCACTTGGAAAAATGCGGGTAATACAGCTTCCAGAgccctatgtctccctctccgccACCCGCCCCAGCCACACCCCTGCCACTCCCTGGTTCCCCAAGGCCTGGAGATGCCAGACAGATTTGGGGTATGCCTGGGACCACCCAGCATGCAACAGGTGGCAGGGCAGGGCACAGATGCCAGGGAAGCTCACCCCACAGCAGGAAGTTTGCTTAGAGGGCAGACGTAGAGTGGCCCTCGTGCCACCTGCTGTCACATTAGTAGCCGGCGTGGCCCAGCCAGCCCCAAGTCCTGTTCCTATGGTCCAGAGGCTGGGAACTGGGGGAACAGGAGGCCCCATGCAGAGCTgccatatcacacacacacacacacacacacacacacacacacacacacacacgtggtaTATTCTGGATACGGCGCCctgcaggggtgtggggtgggccCGCCGCTCTGGTCCCCAGGCCAGCAAGCTccaggggaggctggggcaggccccggggaggcaggaggcctgggCCTGGCCTCAGCTCTGCCACCCTTCAGCTGAGTCAGGCAACCACAGTcgggaaagggaaagggacaaGGACGGAATACTATTTGCCCAACGTGTAAACTCCCTAAACGTGTTCAGGACTACCCTGGGGGCTCGGCTCTCAGCCACAGCACAGATGAGTAAAGGCCAAGCATCAACCAAGCAGCAGAGCCCCCAGTCCTAATTGCCAAGCTCAAGCCAACGGCACCTATCGCCCTTCTTCCCATCCCAGCCTTGAATCTCCCCACACCTTAGCGCCGTCCTCTGTGAAACAGGCCTAATCCTAACACTTAACTCCCAAGCCGCTGAGACTCAAATCAGGCAGCGGGCACTAGAGTGCACTGCAAGCTGTAAGGCATAGTCATACGCAGCCGCAAAGCTAAAGTGTGCACGAACTTTGCCAGGCATACACTTCCCCATCTATCACCTCATCTGAGCCTAACAGCAATCTCAGGAGAAAGTTCTGGCACGGCCACATGACAGATGAAGAATTAGATATGGTTCGGAGAGTCTAAGTAACACGCTCAAGGGCACACAGCTTAGAAAAGAGCTGACGCTGACACCCTCACGTCTGAATAGACCcgtgctttttcttttaaattttttttttaacgtttatttatttttgaaacagagagagacagagcatgaacgggggagggtcagagagagagggagacacagaatccgaaacaggctccaggctctgagccatcagcacagagcccgacgcagggctcgaactcacgaaccgcgagatcgtgacctgagccgaagtcggacgcttaaccgaccgagccacccaggcgccccgacccgtGCTTTTTCTGCTATACTCACTGAGGACAGGGGCCCTGGGAGGCCTCCTGTCCAGCTACCAGCggggccagatgcggggctcaccAGCAGCAAGGCTGGGCTGTGTCAGCTTTCGGGGACAAGAAAGGGGCATGAACAGAAGCAGCCTCCCCGACATCCAGCCATCCTAGTTCTGAACCTAAGACTTGGGTCTCCGAACCTGATGGGCCATGAGCACCGGCCTGAGCAGGCTTCTTCCGCAGCCCTGTTGGGAATGAAATCCAACTGGTCCCACCTGACAGATGCTACTGTGGCCCAGACCCCGTTGAGTCAACACGGCTGTGTGTACAGACAACATCCGCCCCCAGCAGTCCGGCCAGGCTAGGAGGGTGAGCAGGGACAGGTTACATTTGCATCACCCTGAGGCTTGGCCTGGTTCCCCTCCAGTCACCCACCACCTCGCTGTGTGACCAGGTAGGTCATTGGTCTCTCTGAGACCCGGGCTTCTCATCTGAGACGTGAGGGGACTGGCTGGaggccctgcccttccctctctaacAGTTGGGTCAAACCAAGGCCAGACCATTGTACCAAATGGCCCCTGGTGAATACTCTATTGTCTCTGACCCCAGGGAATCGCAGGCCAGTTGCAGGAAGAATTTGTTACATTCTTTAACTCACAATactgtttttccctctccctaAGGGAAGAAGGGTGTCCAGGTCCCAGACCAGCTCGCTAGTGTCTGACTTAGCCCCTAACACACACAAGCTTTGCAGCCAGTGGGCTCTGCCACTTTTTAGCTGTGTAACCTTCACCTTCTTCTTCCATAAACGGCAACAGAAATTCTTACCTTGCAGGCAGACAAGACTGGGGATGCATGCGGGCCGCCCAATATGGAGGCACAGCCCATGCTTGActgaatgaatacatatataacaaGGGCACACATAATGCATCATTTTCTCccccaggtaaaaaaaaaaaaaaaaaaaaaaaaagagctcttggTATCTTGGTGATGCTCTGTAGATGTATATAATACAGAGATACATACAGAACAGACAAATATGCAATATATCTGTGGTATGAAAATTTCACGGAGGGGGTGtgggattaagaaaaaaatgccagggcgcctgggtggctcagtcagttaagggtcagactcctgatcttggcttaggtcatgatctcacagttcgtgggttccagccccgcgtcgggctctgcactgacagcacggggcctggagcctgcttgggattctctctctccctccctctttgcctctccccggctcgctcgcacactctctctctcaaaacaaacaaataaataaaaaaacattgaaaaaaaatgcctaaaagGCTCCTTAGAGggagagataatttttaaaaaggttgagaAATACGGTCTTAATGCAAGATTTTGTCTCCACCCCCAACCCACCCCggagcctttgcacatgctcttcgGCCCGTCCCAACCGCGTCTCTACATTATCCACTTCAGGAACAGCTGACACTTCCtgtgcacctactgtgtgccaggcactgggctacgTTCTACACAGACATCATCTCATTGGATTTCCCCCATGTCCCCTGAGCTAGGGAGCAGTGAGGGTGCAGACTCAGTTCAAGTCCCGACTCACACACACATTAGCtgggtgtccttgggcaagttagttAATGTCTTGGCACTTTGGGCTCCTATCTATAGATGGAGTTAATAACAGTCCCTACTTCAGAGAGCTGCTGGGaaaacaaaatgagtaaatacatgaaaagcacttagaacagtgtccCGCAGATGGTAAGTGCAGGTATTTGCTATTATTGTGCTATTCTTATTCCTGTCTTAtttcagatgaggaagttgaggctcgGTAGGGTTGTACAATCTACTTGAAGTCCTACTTGCTAGTTAGTGATAGAACCAGGAGAGGATTCCAGGAGGTTTACCCCTGGGCCTGGGCTCTTAACCCCTCTGCTACTCTGCCCTGTATGTACCATGCTGAGCTCAATTGCCACCTCCTCCACGAAGCCTTCCTGGATTTCTCCATGTCTCTACAGGACCATGTCCATCCCTCTCTGACAGCTCTAACTACCCTGGTTTGTCAAAGTCTGTCAAAGGGCTTGAAACCCCTCCAGGACTCTGCTGATGACAGTGCTTTATCCACCACTCCCGCCCATCACCTCCACCCTCCCTGCTGACCTGTAGCTCTCCTTCTCCGAGGGCTCCACAGTGAGGTAGTACAGGTCTCTGGAGAGGTGATATGGGTCCCATCGGGGAGGCCCCCGGGTGCTGGCCTTGATGGACCACAGCAAGCCGAAGAGTAGTAGCAGGCCGCCTGCACCGCAGCAGAAGAAGCTGACGGACCTGAGCAGGGGACTGGGGGCCTGAGGCACCGGATGCCCCGTGGGAGGGGCCGGCTGGCCGGGCTGAGCACCTGCTTCTCCTTCACTCCACCAAGCAAAGCAGAGCGTCCCAGCTACCAGAAGCACCGTGCCGCTGACCGTCATGCAGTAATGGAGCGTGGAGGCCGCTCGGCTCACGTCACACGTCTgaacacagagaaggggagacaggagGTAATGGGCCATGAGGCAGGCCTGCTGAGGTACTGCAGACCCACGTTTTAGTCCTCCCCTGTCTGAGGTCACGGTGTAACCTTGGAGAGGCCATTtgactcctctgtgcctcagtttcctcatctgttaaacaGAGATGACACTCCCGACTTCGCAGGGCCGTTTCGAAGGCCACAGAGAATGTGTCTCAAGTTACCTAGCACCATGCCTGGGGCCCAGGAGCTCGGTAAGGGTGGCTATGTTCACTCTGGGCCTCTCCGGGCCTCCTAGGCCCCATCAGCCTGGTGGGTAtgactcccacccccaccccgtctaCTACAGgctgggagggaagagagtgaACACCTGTTGAGTCCAGCAGGCCTTCAGGGTCGAGACCTGCTGGTTCTGCATTGCCTCACCTCCCCTGGTCACAATCCCAAGAGGTCGAATTTGACAGAGGAAGGCACCGAAACCCAGGGCAGGTAAAGGAGCGAGAGTGAAGTCCCGAGTTGAAATGCACGACCTGAGGCACTTTGTGCAAAAAGGTGTTCACCATGGCCTTATGGATAATGGTCCTAATTTGGAAAAAGTCTAAACGTCCAACTATAGGCAACTGGTGAATAAACCATGGTGTACCCTCTAGATGGGATGCCAACAACTCGTCTGAAAAAACAAGCTCAGTACAAATGTTTAACAACAGGGGAGACGTGTATATCTAccttctttcagctttttttttttttttttttgagagagagagagactcttaagcaggctccacactcggcacGAGCTGGaagcaggacttgatcccatgaccctgggatcatgacctgagcggaaaaaacagtcagatgctcaggcgactgagccacgcaggcgcccctcttttttcagCTTTGTATGCCAAATTACGCATAGGGTAGCATGTCAATCggataaagaaaaaatgcacAGGAAAAATGCAAACTGGGAGGAAAACTGGCCCCAGAGCATACAGACAGGAAGAGGCTGAAACCCACGTCCACATTGTCCCCAAAGCCAATCTCTAGGCCATtgtacatgctgttccttctgtctgaTAACTTGCCATTATCTCCCCTCAAGTCTCAGATTGGTCCTCACCCAAGAAGCCTTCACTTCAACACCAAGTGCCCGGGCCTTCTTGCATCACAGCACTTCTCTGACTGTGCTCAGCCTCTCCTTTGCTTGTCCTCCCCACCAGCCAGTGAGCACACTGAGGACAGGCCCATATTGGCCccgttcactgctgtatcccccagtgcctagcacatagtagctgctcaatgaacatttgttgaagaaattctCTTAAGTGAGGGAAGGCGTTACTGGGCAAACACTTGTTATATGAACAGCCTCCCTTACAGCTGGGAGGGGCCAGGACAAGGGAGGCGACACAGGAGTTCGGCAACTGCAACAGCCAGCCACGGAGTGGAGACCTGCCTGGCCTTGGTCCCCATTCTGCAGTTCTGGGGTAAGCTTACCAACCGCTCCGGGCCTGTTTCCTTACCCTTACAAAGGTCAGGTTCTTTAGCAGGCAGCTAGGAGAAGTTAGAGACACCGTCCTTTTCCAAAATCTGAGTCAGTGAAGCAGGGGGCTGGGGAACTCACAGACCCGAGACTTCAGGGATCAGGAATGCCTTCCAAATGAGGGCTTACCCGGCCAAATATGCTGCACCCAAACAATGCCCTGCTGTGTAGCTGCTAGCTCCTAGGAGAGCTGAGGGGCATCATGTTCAAGATACAGCAGGTGAAGCTTTAGACTTCAAAAGGGCATGTCGTCAATTCTGTTTAAAAGCACACGTGCGTtgcagggcgggggggggagggggagggcgcctgggtggctcagtcagttaagcatccaacttcggctcaggccatgatcttgcagttcgtgggtttgagccccgggtagggctctgtgccgacagcctggagccttcttcggattctgtgtctccctctctctctgcccctcccccgttctgggtctgtctgtgtgtgtgtctctctctctcaaaaataagcaaacatttaaaaacacatacacgtgtgtgtacatgtgtacctATGAGAGAGAATGTATACATGTAGCAGGGGTGTTCTAAGAGTGGACCCCAAATCTTTCTGAGCCCCCAGACCACCAGCAGCGTGTAGAAAAATGTCATCCGTAAATCACCTGCCGTTCTCTTCCTGTGAATCGGTCTGTGGGGCAAGTGCCTCCTGTCTCCATTATTGTGGGGGGAGTTGATGAACCCGACTCCTCCCTCTCCAAAGTTAGACAGCTACGAGAGGCTGTCGAGAGGGAGAGCTACAGCAAACAGCTTGGAAAACCCACTTAAAACCCACAGCAGATCAGTAACAGTTCATAACTGATCATAACTGTATACCAAGGCCCCTCTTCACACTCCCCACAAccaagggaggtgggtagggcaGGGCGAGAAAATTCCTGCTTTGCAAATGAGGAGACCTAGCCCAGAAAGGTGGAGGACTCTGCCCAAAGCCAGAAATTGCTTTGCTTCTCAACCCTTGAAGAACTTGCTTCTGCACAGGGCAACTTCAGATGCCCTTAAACTTCTATAAAAGCAATAGTTGCTCgtggtgagaaaaagagaggacccCAGAAGTGAATCAAAATGCAACATATGAATCATCATTGCTTCCGCCCCTCAGGATGAACATGACCTGCATGTGAGACGTCCCCTTTCCATCTCTCCCTTGCCCTACGTACATGATGATGGAGGCAGCAGACGTGTGCTGGGCATTTACACAGGCTGGGCACCACCCCGCGCTTTATCGGTGCCCCCGACTGAATCCTTGCAACAGCCTCATGGAGCTTGGAGGGTGACAGCTTGCCTGGGGTCAGTGCCAAATTTGAACCCAATGCTGGGGACCTGGGGACCTCGTCCTGGGGAGTCGTCTGTCCCCACCCAGGGCCCTCATTTCACATCCCCCCCTTCAAGACCCAGTCCAAACACCACCTCCTCCCAGAGACCCACCTGCTGCTGacagccccacctcccaccagccAGAGGAGGCCTATCCCTGCCTTCGATTTATCGCTCCCTCTAACTGCGGCCATTCCATGAGCCCTGTGACCTTGAAACTGCTCAGCATCTCTGAGCTCAAATTCTGCCTCTCAGGGAAGAGCAAGTGGTAAGACGAGGCGGCAAGACAGCAAGCTGTAATGAAGCACGGTGATACAGAGCTGGACAAGGATGGACCCTGACTCTGACACTGTGCAATTTATCTAGCTTCTCCACGCCTCAGctccctcctctgtaaaatgggcaccaTTACACTGTCTGTGCAACCAACAAGGGAACTCCAAGTGCCACCCTTCCGGAAGAGCTAAGCCATCTGAACAGGAAGTGGTCCAAACCATCCCAATCAACTTCTGGGTAAACTAAGGCCCTGACTGCCATGCTCAAGGCCACCCGGCCAGTTAGAACACAGGAAGAGGACCTGGGTGTCCACTCTGCACCGCCAAGCCACCGAAGTCAAGGTGAAGAGAGGGGGTCCAGGCGGGGTCAGCATTAGGAGGCGCTGAGAtgctcaggaaggaaggagaggaggaagcttATACCCACCTCAGATGAAGCCATCAGGCGGCAGGTGGTCAGGCGTGGTCCAGGCGCAGGGACCAGAGGGAGGTGCAATCCTGGGGATGGCTGTCCCTCGGGTTTGCAGGAGGCTCCTGGAGTTAGGGAGCAGCCCTGTTGAAGGTCCCCTAGCCCGGTTTTCCGCGTTCCCCCGAAAGCCCCAAGGTCGGGCTCTCCGTCTGGTCCAAGGGTATccgaatgccccccccccccccgcccgcagTCGCCGTGGGTCCCACCCGCTCCCGCCACCCCCTACGCGGTGCAGCGAGGTGCCCAGCAGGCCGCACCCCACGCGTGCCTgccagggggggggggggggggctgtgatCCCCGCAGGGGCTCTGCGAGCTGCAGGGGCGCTCTGGGGCGCCAGGCGTGCGCGGGGCCGGGCTTCGTCCTCCGCCCCCGACTCGGGCTCGAGCTGGGGGGGCACCGGCCGCCCCACCTCCCCTGCGATCCCGGTCCTCGCGTGCCGTCGGTCAGGCCAGAGACTCCGGGTGGCCGCTCTGGGAGCTCCAGGTGCCGCGCCTCGGCGGCCGCCGGCCCCGCCCGACCTTAAAGCGACAGCGCgaccagggagggaggggttAGGGTTTCTAGGCCGCGGGGAGCGCCGGGCAGGGGTGGCCACCATGGGGAGCTGGCTGTCCTCGCAGCCGTCCCGCCCCGCTGCCCCACTGGAGCGGGCTTGAGAGCCCAGACGGACTCCTCCCAGAGCCACCAAACCTCAGTCCCGGTCGGAGAGGGCTCTAGGAGACCTGAGCCCATGCCTCCTCGCTCTCACTCTacagggagggaaactgaggcccaaagagggtTTACCGCATACTTCTTGGTAGTGACTGGCTTTTGCTTCTCAGCGCACTGAATCTGAGAGCAGGCCTCCCTCCAGGACCTCAGATCCTGAGGAGGAAGGCGTTCTCAGAAATAACGGCTGGCATTTACACGCTTCCCCCAGTCCCTGCAGGAGGTCTCTGCCCTGGCCCTGAGAGGCTGGGGACACTGGGGCTTGGGAGCAGGGACTCCCACCTGCTGTGTAACCTAACTTCTCTGCACCTTCTTCCTTCTGTGGCAAAGGAGGGCTGATGATTCCAACTCACAGGTCTTCCGGGACTGAATGCGTTAAGTGGGGCAGGTTAAGTGCTAGGCCATTACCAAGTGCAGGCTAAAGGCGGTCTGGGGGGACAGGTGATTTAGGAGTCTGCAGGTCGGGTGAGGCGTATGGAGGTGTATGGAGTCTTCTACAGGGGGACACCTGAAGACTCCTAGAGCGTCAGGAATGGGGCATCGTGTCCAGGCTGAAGGAGCAGTGAGTGCAAAGCCTGGGCAAAATCCACAGATCCATGTTGGTCAAAGAGAGCCAGCCCCTGGACTACCTGAGGTCctggttttgcttttgtcttttcctgCTGCTCCAACAAGCCAGGGGACTGGGCCACATTCCCCTCAGCCACAGCCAATAGTTCCCCACCAAACTGGTGGTGACGAACTGTCCTTCCAGCCCAGGGACACAGAAGGTCAGAGCAGCCTGTCCAGCTGGGAtctaaagctcagagaggggaaaCCGCTGCCTCAGTCATACAGAAGGTCAGCAGCGGGGCCCAGGTCCCCGGTTCCTTCACTCCTTGTCTCCAAGGAAATGCCACCCAAGAGCATTAGTGTTCTCTGAGCACAGACTCCTCTGACTGTGAGGTCCTTTTCATCTTGGCTGTGTGTGAGCCTCAGGGAAGCTCGGGAGGCCTACAGAGAGTTGAGAAGTGGCTGACCTCAGACCAGAACCTCCTTCAGCTTTGCTGTTCTCAATCTGGAGGTGGGGACAAGCTGGTGGGGACCAAAGGCCCCCAGCAGCCCCCGTGGTGCCCTCATGGACTTGCTCCGAGGACAGAGATAAGAGGAGGAAGCTCCTCCTTGAAGcaccctgccccactcactcCTGCAGGGGCAGGCGTCCATGCAGGGCGTGAGCCCCTCACTGATCAGGACCCATCGACCCCGCCACTCCTCCGTCAGTAGGCCCGGGGGTACGTCACAAGTTGGTGAGGTGGAGGTCCCCACTTGGGGGCACCCCTGACCCTGCTTAAACCTGAGTCCCCTGGCCCAGGCTGGACACCAGGCCCTGGAGTTGGACAGGTTGTGTTCTGTCCCGACTCAGCCACCTCCAGGCAAGAAGACCCTGGCCACATCCTTTTCTTGGACCTGCTGTTGCTTTATCTATAAAGTGGAGATCGTGGCCTCTCCTTCCCAGGGTAGCTATGAGGGTTAATAAGGCCTCATGCATAAGAAGCTGGCCTGGGTGCACTCTCACATGGCATCGTGGCTCTATTTGTGATTCTCTCCTAGATGATGGTGACCTCCCCAAGGGCAGGGACCAGATGTGGCTGGGCTCAGGACCCAGCCAGGCCCAGCACCGCCGGGACCAGAGTGCTCGTAGACCCTTCCTGAGCAAGCAACCTCACACTTTCCTGGGCACCAGCTGGGCGACTCGCAGGAGAAAATCGGTGACCAGCTTCTGCCTCAAGGGGGTGGAGAAGAGAGTTACCGCTTGTACCCACTTATCACATGTCACCAGCCATCTGCTTTTCCCATTAGCTGTCACCTCAGCTAAGTCATCGAGGCTGAGTGAGAATGCCAGGgttacatagctagtaagtgaggggaggcgggtggggagagggggtgctAAAACCCACATGGGTCTGAATCTTCTAGACCCATATGCACTTTTCCATTTTAGCCATATTGGCCCCTCCTCGGTTCCAACCAGGGCTGCTGCTAACACCTCTCACTGGCCTCTCTGCCCCTAGACTGTCTGCCCTTCATGCTGCACCAGCCTGAGCGTCTAAACCAGCACCCCAACCAGTCCCTCCAGTCCCTCGCCCACCTAAGACTTTCTGTGCTTCCCCGGTCCTCTCAGAATGATGACCCCAGCTGCCGAGTATCCACTCCCCAGCTTCATTCCCCGTGCTCCCCTCAGGCCACTCCTGAACTCATGTTCCAGGGTGTTCCAAGCACAATGCCAGACCTTTGCTACAACCGGTGAGCTTCACCTGATGAGCTCACACACTTCCTTTAAGACTCAGGTCACAGGTCACCTCCTCTGGGTGACTTTTCCTCAATGCCCCAAAGCAGAACAATCTGGTCCCTCTCCCAAGCTCCTACAAGTCTGTAAAGTCCATCATTACCCTGAGCCCGCCGACAAAAAACCACACGCCTTCCCTTCTTCCGttccaatgaaaagaaatagctgggggcgcctgggtggctctgttaagcatccaacttccgctcaggtcatgatctcgcagtctgtgggttctgCGCTgggagcccgcattgggctccaagctgacagctcagagcctggaacctgcttgggagtctgtgtctccttctctctgcccctctcctgcttgtgcacgctctctctctcattctctctctctcactctccctcacaaataaataaacttaaaaaaaatagtggagaTTGCAGAGAATTTAGAATATATCAATAAGTTAgaagaaatcaggggcgcctgggtggctcagtcggttgtgtccaacttaggctcaggtcatgatctcgtggtttgtgagttccagccccgtgtcgggctctgtgctgacagcttagagcctggaacctgcttccgattctgtgtctccctctctctctgcccctcccctgcttatgctctgtctctgtctcaaaaataaataaacattgaaacaaaaagaaactttaaaaagaaatcaggataTCTGCCTTCACAGATACAGAGACctgtaagagaagaaaaacatttccctGGGTATAGCCTCATCTGCACAGggtctgctcactctctcacccCTGCCCTCGCACTCTCACCTTTTCGAGCAGGCTGCTCTGGGGTCCATGGTCCCGGGCCACATTTGGAGAAGCAA
The sequence above is drawn from the Neofelis nebulosa isolate mNeoNeb1 chromosome 2, mNeoNeb1.pri, whole genome shotgun sequence genome and encodes:
- the TMEM61 gene encoding transmembrane protein 61 is translated as MASSETCDVSRAASTLHYCMTVSGTVLLVAGTLCFAWWSEGEAGAQPGQPAPPTGHPVPQAPSPLLRSVSFFCCGAGGLLLLFGLLWSIKASTRGPPRWDPYHLSRDLYYLTVEPSEKESYRIPKVVGIPTYEEAVGWPLAEGPPTPPAEGPPTPPAYPAEESPKDCASGDALRGTQPPLPPPSYESIISAVNGLSGETVPAPACSCPGPAQTTVGGGTLQSWRQMSF